One Sulfolobus sp. S-194 DNA segment encodes these proteins:
- a CDS encoding radical SAM protein: MTDNCNLLCEHCIYKPNIISGKLHKREIPLETALRLIYTFKKLGAIKLSILGGEPTLYGITNEWRDLLTLIYAAKKVYNYKYIRIVTNGLLINKLLDKEEFKLLDEISFSIDGPTPEIHDKLRGRGTFKISINNLIQSIKKGYNVNITTTVTKYLIPSDGSEKWTLVDRMIRFAEELEVSRINFHVIFKMGTEVDAWDQHVAIDPYDWIEIYKYITTKIVNNEYKIKVRLPQHFVTREEFEKNKKFYGYCPVKMGERVLIHPNGVLRVCSALLSSIHHIANYNDKKITWEDYQNETVNHKMNEYTPCTNQINLYFDNYVPLCFSFKPDQDEIVWNTLRQEKSNGWLD; this comes from the coding sequence GTGACTGATAACTGTAATTTATTATGTGAGCATTGTATTTACAAACCGAATATAATAAGTGGAAAATTACATAAAAGAGAGATTCCCTTAGAAACAGCATTAAGACTAATTTATACCTTTAAAAAACTTGGCGCAATAAAATTATCAATACTGGGAGGAGAACCCACTCTATATGGAATTACTAATGAATGGAGAGATCTACTGACATTAATTTATGCAGCTAAAAAAGTATATAATTATAAATACATTAGAATAGTTACTAATGGACTTTTAATAAATAAACTACTTGATAAAGAAGAATTTAAACTTCTTGATGAAATTAGCTTTAGTATTGATGGACCTACACCAGAAATTCATGATAAACTTAGGGGAAGAGGCACATTTAAAATATCAATTAATAATTTAATACAATCGATTAAAAAAGGTTATAATGTTAACATCACTACTACAGTTACAAAGTATTTAATACCATCAGATGGGAGTGAAAAGTGGACTTTAGTAGATAGAATGATTAGATTTGCAGAAGAGCTAGAAGTGAGTAGAATAAACTTCCACGTAATATTTAAGATGGGAACAGAAGTTGATGCTTGGGATCAGCATGTTGCAATAGATCCATATGATTGGATAGAAATATACAAATATATTACAACTAAAATAGTTAATAATGAATATAAAATAAAGGTAAGACTGCCTCAGCACTTTGTAACAAGAGAAGAATTTGAGAAAAACAAGAAGTTTTACGGATACTGTCCAGTTAAAATGGGAGAAAGAGTTCTTATACATCCTAATGGTGTACTTAGAGTATGTTCAGCGCTTCTTTCTTCAATTCACCACATAGCTAATTACAATGATAAGAAAATTACTTGGGAAGACTACCAGAACGAAACGGTGAATCACAAGATGAATGAATACACTCCTTGTACTAATCAAATCAACTTGTATTTTGATAACTATGTCCCACTTTGTTTCTCATTTAAACCAGACCAAGATGAAATAGTATGGAATACATTAAGGCAAGAAAAATCTAACGGTTGGTTAGACTAA
- a CDS encoding SagB family peptide dehydrogenase → MVKVNIAKLYHIIDINDITKFSPYSITTAVTTPNNYVKKLYVSLFDDNLLSISYLLNLEQRTRSLDMIIQTIKYNYSDLMQLILAYRDYGEEYSYNKIDLPKPKQRGDDIFKVIAKRRSNRTFIKGEMELDDLSTILYFSQGITTKVKLDLQGIMNENLFQKFRATPSGGALYPIDLYVISLNIRGLEKGIYKYQPYSHSLVYINNFNLDNLYKLSDFNYVNGVENVNVIILLASKILRSFYKYGELSLKLGLIEIGEIAYAIHLVSQALGYSSLDYAGFNKHNAEEIINIDGIFSHAVHMILVGLGGR, encoded by the coding sequence ATGGTTAAAGTAAACATAGCAAAGCTTTATCACATAATAGATATTAATGATATAACAAAATTTTCTCCTTATTCGATTACTACCGCAGTAACAACACCGAATAATTACGTTAAAAAATTGTACGTTTCATTATTTGATGATAATTTGTTAAGCATAAGTTATCTACTAAACTTAGAGCAACGAACAAGATCATTAGATATGATAATTCAAACAATAAAATATAATTATAGCGATTTGATGCAATTAATCTTAGCTTATAGGGATTATGGAGAAGAATATTCGTATAATAAAATAGATTTACCTAAACCTAAGCAACGTGGGGATGATATATTTAAAGTGATTGCTAAGAGAAGAAGTAATAGAACATTTATTAAGGGAGAAATGGAATTAGATGACCTCTCTACAATATTGTATTTTTCTCAGGGTATAACTACTAAAGTAAAGCTAGACCTCCAGGGGATTATGAATGAAAATTTATTTCAAAAGTTTAGAGCAACGCCTAGTGGCGGGGCATTATATCCTATAGATTTATATGTAATTTCACTAAACATTAGAGGATTAGAGAAAGGCATATATAAATATCAACCTTATTCGCATAGCCTTGTATATATTAATAATTTTAACCTAGATAATTTATATAAATTATCTGATTTTAACTATGTAAATGGAGTGGAAAATGTAAATGTAATTATATTATTAGCTAGTAAAATATTACGGTCATTTTATAAATATGGCGAACTATCACTAAAACTAGGATTGATTGAGATAGGAGAAATAGCATATGCTATACATTTAGTTTCTCAAGCTTTAGGATATTCTTCATTAGATTATGCAGGCTTCAATAAGCATAATGCAGAGGAGATAATTAATATAGATGGAATCTTCTCTCATGCAGTTCATATGATATTAGTGGGACTAGGTGGAAGATAA
- a CDS encoding ATP-binding cassette domain-containing protein, producing MILRNVNFISNSRVTCLKGKNGSGKTTLLLALSGIIPHKGKVRLEPQPKNIGVYIEDEEFYGHIDVKEFLNIVSWFKTPINTIFDIDYRGKISKLSTGQRKKLYLTLALSGNPDWLFLDEPFANLDEKSVVKLREYLKQINKPIVLTTQFDDELCGEYVNVEAFAH from the coding sequence ATGATCCTCAGAAACGTCAACTTTATCTCTAATTCAAGGGTTACTTGTTTAAAAGGTAAGAACGGAAGCGGGAAAACCACGCTCTTATTAGCCCTAAGCGGTATCATTCCGCACAAAGGCAAAGTAAGGCTTGAACCGCAACCTAAAAACATAGGAGTATATATAGAGGATGAGGAATTTTACGGCCATATAGACGTGAAGGAGTTCCTTAATATAGTCTCGTGGTTCAAAACCCCTATAAACACGATTTTTGACATAGACTATAGAGGCAAGATTTCGAAATTATCTACGGGTCAAAGGAAGAAACTGTACTTAACGTTAGCACTATCCGGCAACCCGGATTGGTTATTCCTCGATGAACCATTTGCCAACCTCGACGAAAAAAGTGTAGTTAAGTTAAGGGAGTACTTAAAGCAAATTAACAAACCGATAGTACTGACTACGCAGTTCGATGACGAGTTGTGTGGTGAGTACGTAAATGTTGAGGCTTTCGCACATTAA
- a CDS encoding NUDIX domain-containing protein — translation MNRHPQILSVHLFLLKEGKILLQLRKNTGYMDGWWSVIAGHVEARESATNAMIREAMEEAGIKLRREDLVLVHVMHRFENQERVDFFFKATKWIGEPTIKEPNKAEALRWFELSKLPENLVPYVRQAIDLGLLKGQVYSEFGWEKT, via the coding sequence ATGAATAGACATCCTCAGATACTTTCGGTTCATCTTTTTCTTTTAAAAGAAGGTAAAATTCTTTTGCAATTAAGGAAGAATACAGGGTATATGGATGGTTGGTGGAGTGTTATAGCTGGCCACGTTGAAGCTAGAGAATCTGCCACAAATGCAATGATAAGAGAAGCTATGGAAGAAGCTGGAATTAAACTTAGGCGTGAGGATTTAGTACTTGTTCATGTAATGCATAGATTTGAAAACCAAGAGAGAGTAGACTTTTTCTTTAAAGCAACTAAGTGGATAGGTGAACCCACAATTAAAGAACCTAATAAGGCTGAAGCTTTAAGATGGTTTGAGCTTAGCAAACTTCCAGAAAATTTAGTTCCTTATGTAAGACAAGCAATTGACTTAGGATTATTAAAAGGACAAGTATACAGTGAATTTGGTTGGGAAAAAACATAG
- a CDS encoding SagB/ThcOx family dehydrogenase, whose protein sequence is MERANHETENKSSSHYKFIIAKVSSFNGIIFANTDVADKLLSLSKDPPLYSLYISLLNQIKYRKYPNLENIYTIQQFNESPAYVDFSVNQSNTELIIKNTLHNNLLRGISLEEALYKRRSSRKFKGSLSLQKLYIILYYTFQKTHYVEIDSKKKDSRMYPSPGALYPNRLYLISLNVDELVKGGIYYYDPNNSSLILLGKRDITQIEKAFIEPDLISTVSTILVIVTDMSMIYAKYGELGFKLALIEAGSILYLITLIASSLDIPNLPYESFYNYDICDLLGINCVDQFPATTILMG, encoded by the coding sequence ATGGAAAGGGCAAATCACGAAACAGAAAACAAGAGCAGTTCTCATTACAAGTTTATTATCGCTAAAGTTTCTTCGTTTAATGGTATTATATTTGCAAACACTGATGTGGCGGACAAATTGTTATCACTTTCAAAGGATCCTCCATTATATTCGTTATATATTTCATTATTAAATCAAATTAAATATAGGAAATATCCAAACTTAGAAAATATATATACTATACAACAATTTAATGAAAGTCCGGCTTACGTTGATTTTAGTGTTAACCAAAGTAATACGGAATTGATTATTAAAAATACTTTACATAATAATTTACTTAGAGGAATATCACTAGAAGAGGCATTGTATAAGAGGCGTAGTTCAAGAAAATTTAAAGGAAGTTTAAGCCTTCAAAAACTATATATTATTTTATATTATACATTTCAAAAAACACATTATGTAGAAATTGATTCAAAGAAAAAAGATTCAAGAATGTATCCATCCCCTGGAGCTTTATATCCTAATAGATTATATTTAATATCATTAAATGTAGACGAGCTTGTGAAAGGTGGAATATACTACTATGATCCAAATAATAGTTCATTAATATTGTTAGGGAAAAGAGATATTACCCAGATAGAAAAAGCATTTATAGAACCAGATTTAATCTCTACCGTATCTACTATTTTAGTAATCGTCACGGATATGAGTATGATATATGCCAAATATGGAGAATTAGGATTTAAATTAGCTTTAATAGAAGCTGGATCTATTCTATATTTAATTACCTTAATTGCTTCATCTTTAGATATACCTAACTTACCATATGAAAGTTTCTATAATTATGATATTTGTGACCTCTTAGGTATAAACTGCGTAGACCAGTTTCCAGCTACTACTATTTTAATGGGGTGA
- a CDS encoding YcaO-like family protein, which produces MFTRELLKAGGFGFNIHDATNSYLGELIERVTLLVPFLDNIEVYTEKFLTTKGYNYISIQDLINSKHAIPITNNVNYKDLNEKIYIPYVKGKILPSNETVYVPAYAVYFNHNFVDKNIVKPNKSLLKYIKFLTTSNGVAAGASKDFAISRSIMEIIERHDFMILWLTSSAMEPLAIYELPNLTIYIGKFNTLDGNYESIFSIFLRKDEPKFGIGGASDYDHDRSIIRSLKEVLASYLSLIYYRDFYVNKDIKELKRFDNFETNTIFYSISEGYNQIHPVISNILMKFSSIKKSFYLDFIDLIRGSESTKIQNVYSITPIENLIKLNNLNIILIEIPTFIEDIYVYKALSLELLPLPIPEYTKYLVDHNFIIKNNIKVKNTLPHPYP; this is translated from the coding sequence TTGTTTACAAGGGAGTTACTAAAAGCTGGAGGATTCGGATTTAATATACATGATGCAACAAATTCTTATTTGGGAGAGTTAATAGAAAGAGTCACTTTACTAGTTCCCTTCCTTGATAACATTGAAGTTTATACTGAAAAATTTTTAACAACAAAGGGATATAATTATATTAGTATACAAGATTTAATAAATTCAAAACATGCTATACCTATAACTAATAACGTTAACTATAAAGATCTTAATGAAAAGATTTATATACCTTACGTGAAAGGTAAAATATTACCTTCTAATGAAACAGTTTACGTCCCTGCATATGCAGTATATTTCAACCATAATTTTGTAGATAAAAATATTGTAAAACCTAATAAAAGTTTGTTAAAGTATATTAAATTTTTAACAACTAGTAATGGAGTAGCAGCCGGAGCTAGTAAAGATTTTGCAATAAGTAGAAGTATCATGGAGATTATTGAAAGACATGATTTTATGATTTTATGGTTAACTTCATCTGCTATGGAACCGCTAGCAATCTATGAATTACCAAATTTAACGATATATATAGGTAAGTTTAATACCCTAGATGGTAATTACGAATCTATCTTCTCAATATTTTTGAGAAAAGATGAACCAAAATTCGGAATAGGAGGTGCTTCTGATTATGATCATGATAGAAGTATTATAAGATCTCTCAAAGAAGTTTTAGCTAGTTACTTATCATTAATTTATTATCGAGATTTTTATGTAAATAAAGATATTAAAGAACTAAAGAGATTTGATAATTTTGAAACTAATACTATCTTCTATTCGATTTCCGAAGGATATAATCAGATACATCCAGTTATATCTAACATATTAATGAAATTTTCTAGTATTAAAAAAAGTTTTTACTTAGATTTCATAGATTTAATAAGAGGATCTGAATCTACGAAAATACAGAATGTTTATTCTATAACTCCTATTGAGAATTTAATTAAACTAAATAATTTAAATATTATACTTATAGAAATACCTACGTTTATCGAGGATATTTATGTCTACAAGGCATTAAGTTTAGAACTGCTTCCATTACCTATCCCAGAATACACAAAATACCTTGTAGATCATAACTTTATTATAAAAAACAATATAAAAGTTAAAAATACACTTCCACATCCATATCCGTGA
- a CDS encoding DUF4322 domain-containing protein, with protein sequence MITPSPPNQVKNKLSSILNFKGRKAEQVKQVIISAAITRDSIENKTKKHNGKQQETT encoded by the coding sequence GTGATAACACCGAGCCCTCCCAACCAAGTCAAAAATAAATTATCCTCCATCTTGAACTTCAAAGGAAGAAAAGCAGAACAAGTAAAACAAGTAATAATCTCAGCAGCAATAACAAGAGACTCAATAGAAAACAAGACAAAAAAGCACAACGGCAAACAGCAAGAAACTACGTAG
- a CDS encoding helix-turn-helix domain-containing protein, with translation MSNNDKIYIYILLVLYVYGPMSFTDLYYKLDSFEIKTTKGNLQHHLNKLKEEGLVDRKYLPAFLTKKKVVYKITDKGVQNLIDLVHEMKRIESLINNRADDYKTIYFPDEELWERMLKEAEDRKISIYQLLKEAFEHYMKSKSSANERVKES, from the coding sequence ATGTCAAATAATGATAAAATCTACATTTACATCTTGCTAGTGCTTTACGTTTACGGACCCATGTCGTTTACCGATTTATACTATAAACTGGATTCGTTCGAAATCAAGACTACTAAAGGTAATTTGCAACACCACTTAAACAAGTTGAAAGAGGAGGGGCTTGTGGATAGGAAATACTTGCCCGCGTTCCTCACGAAAAAGAAAGTGGTTTACAAGATAACCGATAAGGGGGTTCAAAATTTAATTGATCTAGTTCATGAAATGAAGAGGATTGAAAGTCTTATTAATAATCGGGCAGATGATTATAAGACAATTTACTTTCCCGATGAAGAGTTGTGGGAGAGGATGCTGAAGGAGGCTGAGGATAGGAAAATTAGTATTTACCAATTGTTGAAGGAGGCTTTTGAACATTATATGAAAAGCAAATCCAGTGCGAATGAACGTGTGAAAGAGAGTTGA
- a CDS encoding MFS transporter — translation MLLYSLVLGISTIVQPVVQTLIMLFIGFELLFIFYLALSLVLFIYSLIQGMKDKKEIFNLKLKVNYGIIISILITISYVTGFTVISTFLPVYLIIKHFSAGIAYSIFISFFTSTVISRTLLSTVKIKNLDTLSSLSIILTILGFVMLFEQTYIIDIAATFILGISHGIIYPLASVYITRYSTANERNSYMSLYLLFRELSFSLIIFLFSFINLGTQLIVSIILNLITLLILLFLRYLIF, via the coding sequence CTGCTACTTTATTCTTTAGTCCTAGGTATTTCAACTATCGTTCAACCAGTAGTTCAAACATTAATAATGCTTTTCATAGGCTTTGAACTTCTCTTTATCTTCTATCTGGCATTATCTCTAGTCCTTTTTATTTACAGCTTAATACAAGGAATGAAAGATAAAAAGGAAATATTTAATCTAAAATTAAAAGTTAATTATGGAATTATTATATCAATTTTAATCACGATCTCTTACGTCACTGGATTTACTGTTATCTCTACATTCTTACCAGTTTACCTCATTATTAAACACTTCAGCGCTGGAATTGCTTACTCTATTTTTATCTCATTTTTCACATCCACTGTAATATCAAGAACTTTACTTAGTACCGTAAAAATCAAGAATCTTGATACTCTTTCTTCGCTTTCTATCATTTTAACAATATTAGGCTTTGTAATGCTTTTTGAACAAACTTATATTATAGATATTGCAGCAACATTTATACTCGGTATTTCTCATGGTATTATTTATCCCTTAGCTTCGGTTTATATAACCAGGTATTCTACCGCTAATGAGAGAAATTCATACATGAGTCTTTATTTACTCTTTAGAGAACTTTCTTTCTCTTTAATAATTTTTCTCTTTTCTTTTATAAATTTAGGAACGCAACTAATAGTATCAATTATCCTTAATCTTATTACCTTGTTAATTCTCTTATTTCTTAGATATTTGATATTTTAA
- a CDS encoding transposase yields MKSEKKLDIARSEFIKSFNSLVGILRMNGLSRKVSLGLTLMALIGGRASIRNTSITFGLNYANLLKALEDLENTWRDYLETLRKVIVGPVVVIIDDTFDHKPYSRIEGIASKHGNYFAWCSTHKRFEPGIQVLTIALYDLATGKSHLVGAFPYATRKMWESGMVSEFKTKIEMAAEIIETLKGLFPVCRVVFDSWYWSEKLVGGGVVSELKSNRRLLRVRPLEGTLGVEGHPHVGDLPPGSYLADLTLGDQVITIKLLILVYKDNRLNLYTTDLNLRDEEIERTWKIRWEIEKLHRDVKALDMQDSSFLKRQRFHGYLLLFVMVVNTVRDLISSLNLRSVEEFLRFVEIRLGGALGLMKMFKLR; encoded by the coding sequence GTGAAGTCCGAGAAAAAGCTCGACATTGCGAGGAGTGAGTTCATCAAGTCCTTCAATTCCTTAGTCGGAATACTGAGAATGAACGGGTTAAGCAGGAAAGTATCACTAGGTTTAACACTCATGGCCTTGATAGGAGGGAGGGCAAGCATCAGAAACACATCCATCACATTCGGATTAAACTACGCCAACCTACTAAAAGCACTAGAGGACTTAGAGAACACATGGAGAGACTACCTCGAGACGTTAAGAAAAGTGATAGTTGGGCCCGTGGTAGTAATAATTGATGATACCTTCGACCACAAACCCTATTCCAGAATAGAGGGCATAGCAAGCAAGCATGGTAACTACTTCGCATGGTGCTCCACACACAAGAGATTCGAACCAGGCATACAAGTCCTCACAATAGCCTTATACGACTTAGCCACGGGAAAAAGCCACTTAGTCGGCGCATTCCCCTACGCAACAAGAAAGATGTGGGAGAGCGGGATGGTGAGTGAATTCAAGACCAAGATCGAGATGGCTGCGGAAATTATCGAGACCCTCAAAGGACTATTCCCCGTATGTAGGGTTGTTTTCGACTCTTGGTATTGGTCTGAGAAGTTGGTGGGGGGTGGTGTGGTTTCTGAGTTGAAGTCTAATAGGAGGCTTCTAAGGGTTAGGCCTTTGGAGGGGACGTTGGGGGTGGAGGGGCACCCCCACGTCGGAGATCTCCCTCCTGGGTCTTACTTGGCTGATTTGACCCTAGGAGACCAAGTTATTACTATAAAGTTGTTAATACTGGTATATAAAGATAATAGGCTGAACTTGTACACTACTGACCTTAACTTGAGGGATGAGGAGATAGAGAGGACTTGGAAGATCAGGTGGGAGATAGAGAAGTTGCATAGGGACGTGAAGGCCTTGGACATGCAGGACTCCTCCTTCCTCAAGAGGCAAAGGTTTCACGGTTACCTGCTCCTCTTCGTGATGGTGGTTAACACGGTTAGGGATTTGATTAGTTCCCTTAACTTGAGGAGTGTGGAGGAGTTTCTCCGGTTCGTTGAAATTCGTTTAGGGGGTGCTCTTGGTTTGATGAAAATGTTTAAGCTACGTTAA